The following coding sequences are from one uncultured Desulfobacter sp. window:
- a CDS encoding beta-ketoacyl synthase N-terminal-like domain-containing protein: protein MADLAVAGCGMVCSVGLNAPAACAAIRCVLSNAVETRFMDSSGQWITAAEVPLETPWRGLAKLANMGAMAIMEALWGMSEKDINETPLLLCLAEPERPGRIREQEAFLLKNIQDITGMRFHPQSAVIPGGRVAGAKAIQAAHALLSTGNCRCCVVAGVDSYLTAETLSAYEKAQRLLTESNSDGFVPGEAAAAILLTPSRFATNVSITINGVGFGQENAHILSEEPLRADGMVQSIKAALAMSGQDLGDLDFRICDVSGEQYYFKEAALALARILRKRKEEFDIWHPAECIGETGAAIVPIILAVASAAVAKGYSKGNGILCHVSNDDGQRGAIVVNALNRN from the coding sequence ATGGCTGATCTGGCCGTGGCCGGCTGCGGAATGGTGTGTAGTGTCGGGCTCAACGCACCGGCTGCATGTGCCGCCATCCGGTGTGTCTTAAGTAACGCTGTGGAAACGCGATTCATGGACAGCAGCGGCCAGTGGATCACGGCAGCTGAAGTTCCCCTTGAAACCCCATGGCGAGGTCTTGCAAAATTGGCAAACATGGGGGCGATGGCCATCATGGAAGCCCTATGGGGGATGAGTGAAAAAGATATCAATGAGACACCCCTTTTACTGTGCCTGGCCGAGCCTGAGCGTCCTGGCCGCATCCGGGAGCAGGAAGCGTTCCTGTTAAAAAACATTCAGGATATCACCGGCATGAGGTTCCATCCCCAATCTGCCGTGATCCCTGGCGGGCGCGTGGCCGGTGCCAAAGCTATCCAAGCAGCCCATGCTTTGCTGTCCACCGGCAACTGCCGGTGCTGTGTTGTTGCCGGCGTGGATTCCTATCTGACCGCCGAAACCCTATCGGCATACGAAAAAGCACAGCGCCTATTAACGGAATCAAACTCTGATGGGTTTGTTCCTGGTGAAGCCGCCGCCGCTATTCTTTTAACCCCATCCAGGTTTGCAACAAACGTCTCCATCACCATCAATGGCGTTGGGTTCGGGCAGGAAAACGCCCATATCCTGTCCGAAGAGCCCCTCAGGGCAGACGGAATGGTTCAGAGCATCAAGGCCGCACTGGCCATGTCCGGCCAGGACTTGGGTGATCTGGATTTTCGCATCTGCGATGTAAGTGGTGAACAATATTATTTCAAAGAGGCTGCTCTTGCCTTGGCACGGATATTACGCAAAAGAAAAGAAGAATTCGATATCTGGCACCCGGCCGAATGTATCGGTGAAACCGGCGCTGCCATTGTGCCGATTATATTGGCCGTCGCGTCAGCGGCTGTAGCCAAAGGCTACTCTAAAGGCAACGGCATTCTCTGCCACGTTTCCAACGACGATGGCCAAAGAGGCGCCATAGTGGTCAACGCACTAAACCGAAATTAA
- the tssH gene encoding type VI secretion system ATPase TssH, with translation MVNVDIKSLLSRLNDFCTNTLQAGAGLCVSRTHYEVTVEHFILKVIEDPRSDISLIFKQFEIESGTVLKKIETALEELKTGNSSRPVFSPRLLDLFQDAWMVASIELEENDIRSGAVLRALLERPQSYVSGSYDSQLKEISLETLKEQFFAITKGSNEASSIKPASASKPGAGEPRKSGSFIDRFCNNFTEKASQGDIDPVFGRDEEIRQMIDVLSRRRKNNPICVGEPGVGKTAVVEGLALRIIQDDVPDVLKNVTLLELDMGLLEAGAGMKGEFENRLKGVITEVKAYETPVILFIDEAHTLIGAGGSAGGSDAANLLKPALARGELRTVAATTWGEYKKYFEKDPALARRFQPIKLDEPSVEDTELILRGLKPGYENTHKVIITEAAVKAAAEFSDRYIAGRFLPDKAIDLLDTGCARVKINLSTKPPALEDKERAIQAFERTKAAMERDRDNNMPIDEETYEKIMADINQYARDADAIKARWDKEMQAAQAVLELRAELQATDKTDADAIEKIKSKLSEADTELAGVQSDNALMQLEVNENVIAQVVSDWTGIPLGKMLKDEAENIVNLDNRLGERVKGQDHALKAIAEVIQASKAGIKDPGQPMGVFLLAGPSGVGKTETGLAIADLLFGSEKNSVIINMSEFQEGHTVSRLIGSPPGYVGFGEGGMLTEAVRQKPYSVVLLDEVEKAHPDILNLFYQVFDKGVLTDGEGKEINFKNTVIILTSNLATDTIQAMTIDQEQVEIEAVAAAIRPMLSKYFKPALLARMTVLPYVSLKPDVLSMIVGLKLKKVKKTLKENNKIDLQYKDKVQEQITARCSEVETGARNIDYILKANIFPKISRELLTRMSTDGMPSRIILDVDDTDSFTIDFED, from the coding sequence ATGGTAAATGTTGATATAAAGTCTTTGCTTTCCCGATTAAATGATTTTTGTACCAACACCCTTCAGGCCGGTGCCGGGCTGTGTGTGTCAAGAACCCATTATGAAGTGACCGTGGAGCATTTTATCCTGAAAGTGATTGAAGACCCCCGATCTGATATTTCATTGATTTTCAAACAGTTTGAAATCGAATCGGGGACCGTACTCAAAAAAATCGAAACCGCCCTTGAAGAGCTTAAAACGGGGAACTCAAGCCGACCGGTATTTTCTCCCCGGCTTCTGGATCTTTTCCAGGATGCGTGGATGGTGGCCTCCATCGAACTGGAAGAAAATGATATCCGGTCCGGTGCGGTTCTGCGGGCCCTTCTGGAGCGGCCCCAATCCTACGTGTCCGGCAGTTATGATTCCCAGCTGAAAGAAATCAGCCTGGAAACCCTGAAAGAACAATTTTTCGCTATTACCAAGGGCTCCAATGAAGCCTCGTCCATTAAACCTGCATCAGCATCAAAGCCCGGAGCCGGAGAGCCCCGGAAATCAGGCAGTTTTATCGACAGGTTCTGCAATAATTTTACGGAGAAAGCCTCCCAGGGCGACATTGATCCGGTGTTTGGCCGGGATGAAGAAATCCGCCAGATGATTGATGTCTTGTCCCGCAGACGGAAAAACAACCCCATCTGTGTGGGAGAGCCTGGCGTCGGCAAAACCGCAGTGGTGGAGGGACTTGCCCTGCGCATCATCCAGGATGACGTCCCCGATGTCCTCAAAAATGTGACCCTGCTGGAACTGGATATGGGGCTGCTCGAAGCCGGTGCCGGTATGAAAGGTGAATTCGAAAACCGGTTGAAAGGCGTTATCACCGAGGTCAAGGCCTATGAAACCCCGGTCATTTTATTCATAGACGAAGCCCACACCCTGATCGGCGCCGGGGGCAGTGCCGGCGGCAGCGACGCGGCCAACCTGTTAAAACCGGCCCTGGCCAGGGGGGAACTGCGGACCGTGGCCGCCACCACCTGGGGGGAATATAAAAAATACTTTGAAAAGGACCCGGCCCTGGCCCGGCGGTTCCAGCCCATTAAGCTCGATGAGCCCAGTGTGGAAGACACCGAACTGATCCTGAGAGGCTTGAAACCCGGGTATGAAAACACACACAAGGTCATTATCACCGAAGCCGCGGTCAAGGCGGCTGCAGAATTTTCAGACCGGTATATTGCCGGCAGATTCCTGCCGGACAAGGCCATTGATCTTCTGGACACAGGCTGTGCCCGGGTAAAAATAAATCTGTCCACCAAACCGCCTGCCCTGGAAGACAAGGAACGGGCCATCCAGGCCTTTGAACGCACCAAGGCAGCAATGGAGCGGGACCGGGACAACAATATGCCCATTGATGAAGAGACCTATGAAAAAATTATGGCGGATATTAACCAATATGCCCGGGATGCGGATGCCATCAAAGCGCGTTGGGACAAGGAAATGCAAGCAGCCCAAGCCGTGCTGGAATTAAGAGCGGAACTGCAGGCAACCGATAAAACCGATGCCGACGCCATTGAAAAAATTAAATCAAAACTTTCCGAGGCTGATACGGAACTTGCGGGTGTCCAAAGCGACAATGCCCTGATGCAGCTTGAGGTCAATGAGAACGTCATCGCCCAGGTGGTGTCGGACTGGACCGGTATCCCTCTGGGCAAAATGCTTAAGGATGAGGCGGAAAATATTGTCAACCTGGATAACCGTCTGGGAGAACGGGTCAAAGGCCAGGACCATGCCCTTAAGGCCATTGCCGAGGTGATTCAGGCGTCCAAGGCCGGCATCAAAGACCCGGGGCAGCCCATGGGGGTGTTTCTTTTGGCCGGTCCCAGCGGCGTGGGTAAAACCGAAACAGGTCTGGCCATTGCCGATCTTTTGTTCGGCAGTGAGAAAAACTCAGTGATTATCAACATGAGTGAATTCCAGGAAGGTCATACCGTCAGCCGGTTGATCGGATCTCCTCCGGGCTATGTCGGCTTTGGCGAGGGCGGGATGCTCACCGAGGCGGTGCGCCAGAAGCCCTATTCCGTGGTGCTCCTTGACGAGGTTGAAAAGGCCCATCCCGATATCCTTAACCTGTTTTATCAGGTCTTTGACAAAGGGGTACTAACCGACGGAGAAGGAAAGGAGATAAACTTTAAAAATACCGTAATCATCCTGACCTCAAACCTTGCCACAGACACGATCCAGGCCATGACCATTGACCAGGAACAAGTTGAGATCGAAGCAGTCGCTGCCGCCATCCGGCCCATGCTGTCAAAATATTTTAAACCGGCCCTGCTGGCCCGGATGACGGTTCTGCCCTACGTCAGTCTGAAGCCCGATGTCCTTTCCATGATCGTTGGGCTCAAGCTGAAAAAGGTAAAAAAGACCCTGAAAGAGAACAACAAAATCGACTTGCAGTATAAGGACAAAGTACAGGAACAGATCACCGCCAGGTGCAGCGAGGTTGAAACCGGTGCCCGGAACATCGATTACATCCTCAAGGCCAATATTTTCCCGAAAATTTCCAGGGAACTTTTAACCCGGATGAGCACCGACGGCATGCCCTCCAGAATCATTCTGGATGTGGATGATACCGATTCATTTACCATTGATTTTGAAGATTAG
- a CDS encoding PAAR-like domain-containing protein, which produces MSNDVFANGREISCKAADGKAMAAFPDVAFTPPQTPATPPGVPIPYPNTAFAKDTTNGSKKVKISNKEVMLKNKSYFKTSTGDEAGSAPKKGIITSKIKGKVYFNMWSMDVKFEGQNVVRHLDITTHNHGSVPGNSPTWPYLDQQTMFTSDPCFKDMVKVQACCTGDEKQDCPDPKPGFKENDCIKAKRCMLQPYNKSGKGKGGCCDPQTGHHVIPKRGFKEFPGYDENKAPCVCAEGTSWHRKGKAKTPDLPPEELTHADMHAGQDYLERVAQNNPTSGGSKENPLTYAEARENSVATHAAVFSNSECNQDCMRKQLDNYHKQESVGVKDDDFLTSPSSGWPKLDKIQADPSNQKIIQQTTNILNNIKNQAATVAKKATSLARK; this is translated from the coding sequence ATGAGTAACGATGTATTTGCCAACGGAAGGGAGATCTCCTGTAAAGCGGCTGATGGAAAAGCCATGGCCGCCTTTCCTGATGTGGCGTTTACCCCTCCCCAGACTCCGGCCACACCACCAGGGGTTCCCATCCCCTATCCCAATACAGCCTTTGCAAAAGACACAACCAACGGCAGTAAAAAAGTCAAGATTTCCAATAAGGAGGTCATGCTTAAAAATAAGTCATATTTTAAAACCAGCACTGGTGACGAAGCCGGTTCTGCGCCAAAAAAAGGAATCATTACAAGTAAAATTAAAGGTAAAGTATACTTTAACATGTGGTCCATGGATGTTAAGTTTGAGGGGCAGAATGTCGTGAGGCATTTGGATATAACGACGCATAATCATGGGTCGGTTCCTGGAAATTCTCCGACTTGGCCTTATCTTGATCAGCAAACAATGTTTACATCCGATCCATGTTTTAAGGATATGGTAAAAGTTCAAGCCTGTTGTACAGGGGATGAAAAGCAGGACTGCCCTGATCCAAAACCTGGATTTAAGGAAAATGATTGCATCAAGGCCAAAAGATGCATGTTGCAACCTTACAATAAATCCGGCAAAGGCAAAGGGGGATGTTGTGACCCACAAACAGGGCATCATGTTATTCCTAAACGTGGTTTTAAAGAATTCCCAGGATATGACGAAAACAAAGCGCCGTGCGTGTGTGCGGAAGGAACCTCCTGGCACCGCAAAGGAAAGGCAAAAACGCCTGATTTACCTCCAGAAGAATTGACGCATGCAGATATGCATGCCGGTCAAGACTATTTAGAGCGGGTAGCGCAAAATAATCCAACGTCAGGTGGCTCAAAGGAAAATCCATTGACGTATGCGGAAGCGCGGGAAAATTCTGTCGCTACTCACGCGGCTGTTTTTTCTAACTCCGAATGTAATCAAGATTGTATGCGTAAGCAGCTTGATAATTATCACAAACAAGAATCCGTAGGTGTGAAAGATGACGATTTCTTGACATCTCCTTCAAGTGGTTGGCCTAAATTAGACAAAATTCAGGCGGATCCGTCAAATCAAAAAATCATTCAACAAACTACAAATATTCTTAATAATATCAAAAATCAAGCAGCTACAGTAGCCAAAAAGGCCACAAGTTTAGCTCGCAAATAA